The Geobacillus stearothermophilus ATCC 12980 genome contains a region encoding:
- a CDS encoding Tex family protein, giving the protein MAIEQRLIQTIADEQRLAAKQVENVISLHQEGNTIPFIARYRKEMTGALDEVQIRAVLERWEYLQHLEQRKEEVIRLIDEQGKLTEELKNAIISATKLQQVEDLYRPYRQKRRTKATIAKEKGLEPLADWLLSCPAAPTPEEQARAFIDTEKGVATADEALQGAKDIIAERVADDAALRQWAREQTWRKGMIVSTAKASEKDEKNVYEMYYDYEEPVAKIVPHRVLALNRGEKEEVLRVSVQAPAEEIIRYLQRQTIVNEASPAARLVAEAVEDGYKRLMEPAIERDIRNELTEKAEERAIHIFAENLRKLLLQPPLKGKTVLGIDPAYRTGCKLAVVDETGKLLHIDVIYPHPPQEKKDEARTKILRLLDDYHVDMIAIGNGTASRETEQFVADTLKHVQRDIFYLIVNEAGASVYSASDLARAEFPDLQVEERSAVSIARRVQDPLAELVKIDPKSVGVGQYQHDVSQKKLAESLRFVVETVVNQVGVNVNTASVSLLQYVSGLTKTVSENIVKRREEQGKFRSREELKTIPRLGAKTYEQCIGFLRIVDGDEPLDRTPIHPERYAEVKQLLQKLGFTTAAIGSNELRQALQAIDVKAAASEFGIGELTLRDIIDALCRPERDPRDELPKPILRKDVLKMEDLKPGMELEGTVRNVVDFGAFVDIGVKQDGLVHISKLSKQYVRHPLDVVSVGDVVKVWVERVDAAKGRISLSMLPPE; this is encoded by the coding sequence TTGGCGATTGAACAGCGTTTGATTCAAACGATCGCTGATGAACAACGGCTGGCAGCCAAACAAGTTGAAAACGTCATCAGCCTGCATCAGGAAGGAAATACGATTCCATTTATCGCCCGCTACCGGAAAGAGATGACGGGTGCGCTCGATGAAGTGCAAATTCGTGCGGTGCTTGAGCGCTGGGAGTATTTGCAGCATTTAGAGCAGCGGAAAGAAGAAGTCATTCGGCTGATCGATGAGCAAGGGAAATTGACCGAAGAGCTGAAAAACGCGATTATCAGCGCCACGAAACTGCAGCAAGTCGAAGATTTGTACCGCCCGTACCGGCAAAAGCGGCGCACGAAGGCGACGATTGCGAAAGAAAAAGGGCTTGAGCCGCTTGCCGATTGGCTTCTTTCCTGCCCTGCCGCCCCAACTCCGGAAGAGCAGGCCCGGGCGTTCATTGATACAGAAAAAGGGGTCGCAACGGCAGACGAGGCGCTGCAAGGGGCGAAGGACATCATCGCCGAGCGGGTGGCCGACGATGCCGCTCTTCGTCAATGGGCGCGGGAACAGACGTGGCGGAAAGGGATGATCGTGTCGACCGCGAAGGCGTCGGAGAAGGACGAAAAAAACGTATACGAGATGTATTACGACTACGAAGAACCTGTGGCGAAAATCGTCCCCCATCGTGTCTTGGCGCTGAACCGCGGCGAAAAAGAGGAGGTGCTGCGCGTCTCGGTCCAAGCCCCTGCCGAAGAAATCATCCGCTATTTGCAGCGGCAAACGATCGTCAACGAGGCGTCCCCGGCCGCCCGGCTCGTGGCTGAAGCGGTGGAAGACGGATACAAACGGCTGATGGAGCCCGCCATTGAGCGCGACATCCGCAACGAGTTGACGGAGAAAGCGGAAGAGCGGGCGATCCATATTTTTGCCGAGAATTTACGCAAACTGCTTCTTCAGCCGCCATTGAAAGGAAAAACGGTGCTCGGTATCGACCCAGCCTACCGAACGGGATGCAAGCTTGCCGTTGTTGATGAAACAGGGAAGCTGCTTCATATCGATGTCATTTACCCACACCCGCCGCAAGAGAAAAAGGATGAAGCGAGGACAAAGATTCTTCGTTTACTTGACGACTATCATGTGGATATGATCGCTATCGGCAACGGAACAGCCTCTCGGGAAACTGAACAGTTTGTCGCCGACACGCTGAAGCATGTGCAACGCGATATCTTTTATTTGATTGTCAATGAAGCAGGAGCGAGCGTCTACTCGGCTTCCGACCTTGCACGCGCCGAGTTTCCCGACTTGCAAGTTGAAGAGCGGAGCGCCGTCTCAATCGCCCGCCGCGTCCAAGACCCGCTCGCCGAACTGGTGAAGATTGACCCGAAATCGGTTGGCGTCGGCCAATACCAGCACGATGTGTCGCAAAAAAAGCTGGCGGAGTCGCTCCGTTTCGTCGTGGAGACGGTCGTCAATCAAGTCGGCGTCAACGTCAACACGGCGTCCGTTTCGCTGCTCCAATACGTCTCGGGACTGACGAAAACCGTCTCCGAAAACATTGTCAAACGCCGCGAAGAGCAAGGGAAATTCCGCAGCCGCGAGGAGCTGAAAACGATCCCGCGTCTTGGGGCGAAAACGTATGAGCAATGCATCGGGTTTTTGCGCATTGTCGACGGCGACGAGCCGCTTGACCGCACGCCGATTCACCCCGAGCGGTACGCGGAAGTGAAGCAGTTGTTGCAAAAGTTAGGATTTACAACCGCCGCCATCGGCAGCAATGAGCTTCGCCAAGCGCTGCAAGCCATCGATGTGAAAGCAGCGGCATCCGAATTCGGCATCGGGGAACTGACGCTCCGCGACATCATTGACGCGTTGTGCCGCCCAGAGCGCGACCCGCGCGACGAGCTGCCCAAGCCGATATTGCGAAAAGACGTTTTGAAAATGGAAGACTTAAAGCCAGGCATGGAGCTCGAAGGAACGGTGCGCAACGTCGTCGACTTCGGCGCCTTTGTCGACATCGGCGTCAAACAGGACGGGCTCGTGCACATTTCCAAGCTAAGCAAACAATACGTCCGCCATCCGCTTGATGTCGTCTCCGTCGGCGACGTCGTCAAAGTGTGGGTGGAAAGGGTTGATGCAGCGAAAGGAAGAATTTCATTATCGATGCTTCCGCCGGAATAA
- the cmpA gene encoding cortex morphogenetic protein CmpA translates to MPTWLKNQMRRAYYEKNLDQIKLLNQCWFFYQRKHCP, encoded by the coding sequence TTGCCTACGTGGCTAAAAAATCAGATGAGACGAGCCTATTATGAGAAAAATCTTGATCAAATTAAGCTGTTAAACCAATGCTGGTTTTTTTATCAAAGGAAGCACTGTCCGTAA
- a CDS encoding SprT family protein has protein sequence MDQKRLQALVEQISISTFGKPFRHTAFFNPRLRTTGGRYMLQTHNIELNQKHYEQFGEEELIAIIKHELCHYHLHLEGKGYRHRDRDFRELLQKVGAPRYCRPIGQKTDRSKTIYTYICTSCGLTYTRKKRMNTARYVCGNCRGRLKLANQRR, from the coding sequence ATGGATCAAAAACGCTTGCAAGCGCTCGTTGAACAAATTTCCATAAGCACATTTGGCAAGCCGTTCCGCCATACCGCTTTCTTCAACCCTCGTTTGCGCACCACCGGCGGGCGCTACATGTTGCAGACGCATAACATTGAGCTCAATCAAAAACATTACGAGCAGTTCGGCGAGGAAGAATTGATCGCCATTATCAAACATGAGCTTTGCCATTACCACTTGCACCTTGAGGGAAAAGGCTACCGCCATCGCGACCGCGACTTCCGCGAACTGCTGCAAAAAGTGGGGGCGCCTCGCTATTGTCGTCCAATCGGCCAAAAAACAGACAGGTCGAAAACGATCTATACATACATTTGCACATCTTGCGGCCTGACGTACACTCGAAAAAAGCGCATGAACACCGCCCGCTACGTCTGCGGGAACTGCCGCGGGCGGCTTAAACTAGCGAACCAACGCCGTTGA
- the tsaE gene encoding tRNA (adenosine(37)-N6)-threonylcarbamoyltransferase complex ATPase subunit type 1 TsaE codes for MKQFELTVHSPEETKAVARRLGERLQPGMVIALEGDLGAGKTTFTKGIAEGLGIVQNVNSPTFTIIKQYDGRLPLYHMDVYRLEDEWEDLGFDEYFNGDGVAVVEWAHLIAGQLPEERLTVSLFRHGGDERRLVFEPSGWRYEQLCKEIFAS; via the coding sequence ATGAAGCAGTTTGAACTTACCGTGCATTCTCCGGAAGAGACGAAGGCGGTTGCACGCCGGCTCGGAGAACGGCTTCAGCCGGGGATGGTCATCGCGTTAGAGGGAGATTTAGGTGCGGGAAAAACAACGTTTACGAAAGGGATTGCCGAGGGGCTGGGCATTGTACAAAACGTCAACAGCCCGACCTTCACGATTATCAAGCAGTATGATGGGCGGCTGCCGCTTTATCATATGGATGTGTATCGGCTTGAAGACGAATGGGAGGATCTCGGATTTGATGAATATTTTAACGGTGATGGTGTTGCGGTTGTCGAGTGGGCCCATTTGATTGCGGGGCAGCTGCCTGAGGAGCGGCTGACCGTTTCTTTGTTTCGCCATGGCGGCGATGAACGGAGACTTGTCTTTGAGCCGTCAGGGTGGCGCTATGAACAGCTATGCAAGGAGATTTTTGCGTCATGA
- the tsaB gene encoding tRNA (adenosine(37)-N6)-threonylcarbamoyltransferase complex dimerization subunit type 1 TsaB, whose product MKILGIDTSNMPLGIAVADGDVIKGEFITSVKRDHSVRTMPAIESLLRQCGMAPNELDLVVVAKGPGSYTGVRIGVTIAKTLAWSLGIPIAGVSSLEVLAANGRYFPGLLVPLFDARRGQIYTGLYRYEDGALRCLEADRIVAADEWADHLRRRGEDVLFIGADAPVYSELFRSRLGGRFFMTPPSLTLPRPSELIMLGKEKEHENPHTFVPNYIRLAEAEAKWLAKQKGDGDDGDRCAIPADDHS is encoded by the coding sequence ATGAAAATATTAGGGATTGATACATCGAATATGCCGCTAGGCATTGCTGTGGCGGATGGGGATGTTATTAAAGGGGAATTCATTACGAGTGTCAAAAGAGATCATTCTGTCCGGACGATGCCGGCCATTGAGTCGCTGCTTCGGCAGTGCGGAATGGCGCCCAATGAGCTTGATTTAGTTGTTGTTGCGAAAGGCCCTGGATCTTATACCGGGGTGCGGATCGGTGTCACCATTGCGAAAACGCTCGCTTGGTCGCTCGGCATTCCGATAGCCGGCGTCTCGAGTTTAGAGGTGCTCGCCGCTAATGGCCGGTATTTCCCCGGTTTGCTCGTCCCGCTGTTTGACGCGCGGCGCGGACAAATTTACACCGGGTTGTACCGGTACGAGGACGGCGCGCTCCGATGCCTTGAAGCGGACCGGATTGTGGCGGCGGACGAGTGGGCCGATCATTTACGCAGACGGGGAGAGGATGTATTGTTCATCGGGGCCGATGCGCCGGTATATAGTGAGCTGTTTCGGAGCCGCTTGGGCGGGCGGTTTTTCATGACGCCGCCGTCGTTGACATTGCCGCGGCCAAGTGAGCTCATCATGCTCGGAAAAGAGAAAGAACATGAGAATCCGCATACGTTTGTGCCGAATTACATCCGTCTTGCGGAAGCGGAAGCGAAATGGCTTGCGAAACAAAAAGGGGACGGGGACGATGGGGATCGATGTGCAATTCCGGCCGATGACCATTCATGA
- the rimI gene encoding ribosomal protein S18-alanine N-acetyltransferase, which translates to MGIDVQFRPMTIHDIDEVVQVEQASFTAPWSRESFYNELMYNRYAKYIVMVHRGRIIGYAGMWLVIDEAHVTNVAVLPQFRGQKLGEALMRRLMETAKQHGAATMTLEVRVSNHVAQSLYRKLGFRNGGIRKRYYPDNFEDALVMWVKLT; encoded by the coding sequence ATGGGGATCGATGTGCAATTCCGGCCGATGACCATTCATGATATCGATGAGGTCGTGCAAGTCGAACAGGCGTCGTTTACCGCGCCGTGGAGCCGGGAATCTTTTTATAATGAACTGATGTACAATCGTTACGCGAAATATATTGTCATGGTGCACCGCGGACGGATCATCGGGTATGCGGGGATGTGGCTCGTGATTGATGAAGCGCATGTGACGAATGTCGCTGTGCTGCCACAGTTTCGCGGACAAAAACTCGGCGAAGCGCTTATGCGCCGCCTTATGGAAACAGCCAAGCAGCATGGGGCGGCGACGATGACGCTGGAAGTGCGCGTCTCGAACCATGTCGCCCAGTCGTTGTACCGAAAGCTTGGGTTTCGCAATGGCGGCATCCGCAAACGGTATTATCCGGACAATTTTGAAGATGCGCTAGTGATGTGGGTGAAACTGACATGA
- the tsaD gene encoding tRNA (adenosine(37)-N6)-threonylcarbamoyltransferase complex transferase subunit TsaD, with translation MNENVHVLGIETSCDETAAAVVKNGKEILSNVVASQMESHRRFGGVVPEIASRHHVEQITLVMEEAMRQAGVSFSDLDAIAVTAGPGLVGALLVGVNAAKALAFAHGLPLVGVHHIAGHIYANQLVAEMKFPLLALVVSGGHTELVYMEGHGAFQVIGETRDDAAGEAYDKVARALGLPYPGGPHIDRLAHEGEPVIDLPRAWLEEGSYDFSFSGLKSAVLNALHKAKQRGEEIDPRQMAASFQASVVDVLVTKTVQAAKQYNVRQVLLAGGVAANRGLRAALQEKMKELPDVELVIPPLSLCTDNAAMIAVAGTVLYQQGKRADLALNANPSLPLV, from the coding sequence ATGAATGAAAACGTGCATGTACTAGGTATTGAAACGAGCTGCGATGAAACAGCGGCGGCCGTGGTGAAAAACGGAAAAGAGATTTTATCGAATGTTGTGGCGTCGCAAATGGAAAGCCATCGGCGGTTTGGCGGTGTTGTGCCGGAAATTGCCTCGCGCCATCATGTCGAACAAATTACACTCGTCATGGAGGAAGCGATGCGGCAGGCTGGCGTATCGTTTTCCGATCTTGATGCCATTGCGGTGACGGCCGGACCGGGGTTGGTTGGGGCGCTCCTTGTCGGGGTGAACGCCGCAAAGGCGCTCGCGTTTGCCCACGGGTTGCCGCTTGTCGGGGTGCATCATATTGCTGGTCATATTTACGCCAACCAGCTCGTGGCGGAGATGAAATTTCCGCTGTTGGCGCTTGTCGTTTCCGGCGGGCATACGGAGCTTGTTTACATGGAAGGCCACGGGGCGTTTCAAGTCATTGGCGAGACGCGCGACGACGCTGCTGGTGAGGCGTATGACAAGGTGGCGCGGGCTTTAGGCCTTCCGTACCCAGGAGGACCGCACATCGACCGGTTGGCTCATGAGGGCGAGCCCGTGATTGATTTGCCGCGAGCGTGGCTTGAGGAAGGTTCGTATGATTTCAGCTTCAGCGGCTTAAAATCAGCGGTTCTCAATGCGCTCCACAAAGCGAAGCAGCGCGGCGAGGAGATCGATCCGAGACAGATGGCCGCGAGCTTTCAGGCCAGCGTCGTCGATGTGCTGGTGACGAAAACAGTGCAGGCGGCGAAACAGTACAATGTGCGGCAAGTGCTGCTCGCCGGCGGAGTGGCGGCCAACCGCGGGCTTCGGGCTGCACTGCAGGAGAAAATGAAAGAGCTCCCCGATGTGGAGCTTGTCATCCCACCGTTATCGCTATGCACTGATAATGCGGCGATGATTGCCGTTGCGGGAACTGTGTTATATCAACAAGGAAAGCGGGCTGATTTGGCGCTCAACGCCAATCCAAGCTTGCCGCTTGTCTAG
- the abc-f gene encoding ribosomal protection-like ABC-F family protein, translating into MIILQVNGLTKYFGADLILSNIKLEIQSRARIALVGRNGAGKSTLLKIIAGELSSDSGEIIKPSHIKIGYLAQNSGLDSSRSIWDEMLDVFAPLRAIEAQLAELGAQLGDPDLLADPSRYEKTLQAYDNLQEQYKEQGGYQYEADIRSVLHGLQFSSYDYQTTPVSSLSGGQRTRLALGKLLLAKPDLLILDEPTNHLDLDTLTWLEQYLQAYPGAVLLVSHDRYFLDKVVTEVYELSNATLKRYSGNYSRYLELRAEQYEQELKRYEKQQEEIARLEDFIRRNIARASTTKRAQSRRKQLEKMERLERPAGDEKSASFSFAIERPSGHEVLTAEQLTAGYREGAPVIRQISFRITRGESVALVGPNGIGKSTLLKTIAGKLPVQSGKLRYGANVKIGYYDQNQAELSTNKRVLDELWDAYPDKTEKEIRTVLGNFLFSGDDVLKPVSALSGGEKARLALAKLMLQKANVLLLDEPTNHLDLDSKEMLEKALVDYPGTILFVSHDRYFINRIATKLFELSGDGLVEYLGDYDYYVAKKEEMRELARLDSHPPASPDSGETAKSTYEQEKEEKRRQRQRQRRLEEIEAEIAALEAQIAETEQQLCDPSVYGDYETVQQLTQENEKRKQQLETLLAEWEQLYASF; encoded by the coding sequence ATGATCATTTTGCAAGTGAATGGACTCACGAAATATTTTGGCGCTGACCTTATTTTATCGAATATAAAACTAGAAATACAGTCCCGCGCCCGCATTGCTCTTGTCGGCCGCAACGGCGCAGGCAAATCGACGCTGCTGAAGATCATCGCCGGCGAACTTTCTTCCGACAGCGGTGAAATCATCAAGCCAAGCCATATCAAAATCGGCTATTTGGCGCAAAACAGCGGGCTCGACTCGTCACGCTCCATTTGGGACGAGATGCTGGACGTATTCGCGCCGCTCCGGGCGATCGAAGCGCAGCTGGCAGAGCTCGGCGCCCAGCTTGGCGACCCGGATCTGCTCGCCGATCCGTCCCGCTACGAAAAAACGCTTCAAGCGTATGACAACTTGCAAGAGCAATACAAAGAACAAGGGGGCTATCAGTATGAAGCCGACATCCGCTCTGTTTTGCACGGGCTGCAATTTTCGTCATACGATTACCAAACAACGCCCGTTTCCTCGCTAAGCGGCGGACAGCGGACGAGGCTCGCCCTTGGAAAACTGCTGTTGGCCAAGCCGGACTTGCTTATTTTAGACGAGCCGACGAACCATTTGGACCTCGATACGCTCACATGGCTCGAGCAATATTTACAGGCATACCCCGGCGCCGTTCTGCTCGTTTCCCATGACCGCTACTTTTTGGACAAAGTCGTCACCGAAGTGTACGAGCTGTCCAACGCGACGCTTAAGCGGTATAGCGGCAATTATAGCCGCTATTTGGAGCTTCGGGCCGAGCAATACGAACAAGAGCTAAAACGATACGAAAAGCAACAGGAGGAAATCGCCCGCCTCGAAGACTTCATCCGGCGCAACATCGCCCGCGCCTCGACAACGAAACGGGCGCAAAGCCGGCGAAAGCAGCTCGAAAAAATGGAGCGGCTTGAACGCCCGGCCGGAGATGAAAAATCAGCTTCTTTTTCTTTTGCGATTGAGCGGCCGAGCGGCCATGAGGTGCTCACCGCAGAGCAATTGACCGCCGGCTATCGCGAAGGCGCACCGGTCATCCGCCAAATCAGCTTTCGCATCACACGGGGGGAGAGTGTCGCCTTGGTCGGACCAAACGGCATCGGCAAGTCGACATTGTTGAAGACGATCGCCGGAAAGCTCCCAGTCCAATCCGGAAAGCTCCGGTACGGTGCAAATGTGAAAATCGGCTATTACGACCAAAACCAGGCGGAACTGTCGACAAACAAACGAGTGCTCGACGAGTTGTGGGACGCCTACCCGGACAAAACCGAAAAAGAAATTCGCACCGTGCTCGGCAACTTTTTGTTTTCCGGCGACGACGTCTTAAAACCGGTTTCCGCCTTAAGCGGCGGAGAGAAAGCACGCCTGGCGCTCGCCAAACTCATGTTGCAAAAAGCCAACGTTCTCTTGTTGGATGAACCGACCAACCATCTCGACCTTGACAGCAAAGAGATGCTCGAGAAGGCGCTTGTCGACTATCCGGGAACGATCTTGTTCGTCTCCCACGACCGCTATTTCATTAATCGCATCGCGACAAAGCTGTTTGAACTCTCGGGCGATGGGCTTGTCGAATATTTAGGAGACTATGACTATTACGTGGCGAAAAAAGAAGAAATGCGCGAATTGGCGCGCCTGGACTCCCACCCGCCCGCATCACCGGACAGCGGCGAAACAGCCAAATCCACATACGAGCAAGAAAAAGAGGAAAAAAGACGACAGCGCCAACGGCAGCGCCGTCTGGAAGAGATCGAAGCCGAGATCGCCGCACTGGAAGCACAAATCGCTGAAACCGAGCAGCAGCTGTGCGACCCGTCTGTATACGGCGATTATGAAACCGTGCAGCAGCTCACGCAAGAAAACGAAAAGCGGAAACAGCAGCTTGAAACGTTATTGGCCGAGTGGGAACAGCTCTACGCCTCGTTTTGA
- the moaC gene encoding cyclic pyranopterin monophosphate synthase MoaC, whose translation MSSFTHFNEQGRAKMVDITNKEDTIRIAVARTSVTVNEEIYEKMTNNAIEKGDVLAVAQVAGVMAAKKTADLIPMCHPLMLKGVDIAFAWEKEAEAYKLVITVTVKTKGSTGVEMEALTAASVCALTVYDMCKSLDKGMTIGPTYLVEKTGGKSGHYRRKTD comes from the coding sequence TTGTCATCGTTTACGCATTTCAATGAACAAGGCCGGGCGAAAATGGTCGACATTACGAACAAGGAAGATACGATCAGGATAGCGGTGGCGAGAACGAGCGTCACCGTCAATGAAGAGATTTACGAAAAGATGACGAACAATGCCATTGAGAAAGGTGATGTGCTGGCGGTAGCCCAGGTGGCCGGGGTCATGGCGGCGAAAAAAACGGCCGATCTTATTCCGATGTGCCATCCGCTTATGTTAAAAGGCGTCGATATTGCCTTTGCTTGGGAAAAAGAGGCGGAAGCGTATAAACTTGTGATTACCGTGACGGTCAAAACGAAAGGGAGCACAGGAGTGGAGATGGAAGCGCTGACGGCGGCTTCGGTATGCGCATTGACTGTGTACGACATGTGCAAATCGCTCGATAAAGGAATGACGATCGGTCCAACGTATTTGGTCGAAAAAACGGGCGGGAAGTCCGGCCATTATCGACGGAAAACCGATTAG
- a CDS encoding redox-sensing transcriptional repressor Rex has translation MSNEQPKIPQATAKRLPLYYRFLKNLHASGKQRVSSAELSEAVKVDPATIRRDFSYFGALGKKGYGYNVNYLLSFFRQTLEEDEVTEVALFGVGNLGTAFLNYNFSKNNNTKIVMAFDVDERKVGTTVGGVPVYHLDELEERLRGDIPIAILTVPAAAAQALTDRLVAQGIKGILNFTPARLNVPNHIRVHHIDLAIELQSLVYFLKNYPSPS, from the coding sequence ATGAGCAACGAACAACCGAAAATCCCGCAGGCGACTGCCAAGCGTCTGCCGTTATACTATCGGTTTTTGAAAAATTTACATGCCTCAGGGAAGCAGCGCGTGTCCTCCGCCGAGCTGAGCGAGGCGGTGAAAGTCGATCCGGCGACAATTCGCCGCGACTTTTCGTATTTTGGCGCGCTTGGCAAAAAGGGATACGGGTATAATGTCAATTATTTGTTGTCGTTTTTCCGCCAGACGCTTGAAGAGGATGAGGTGACCGAAGTCGCCTTGTTTGGCGTCGGCAATTTAGGCACCGCCTTTTTAAACTACAACTTTTCGAAAAATAACAACACGAAAATTGTCATGGCGTTTGATGTCGATGAACGGAAGGTCGGAACGACAGTCGGCGGGGTGCCGGTCTATCATCTCGATGAGCTGGAGGAGCGGCTTCGCGGCGACATTCCGATCGCGATTTTAACCGTGCCGGCCGCCGCGGCTCAAGCGCTGACCGACCGCCTTGTCGCGCAAGGAATTAAAGGCATTTTAAACTTTACTCCGGCGCGGTTGAACGTGCCGAACCATATTCGTGTCCATCATATCGATTTAGCCATTGAGCTGCAGTCGCTCGTCTATTTTTTGAAAAACTATCCATCGCCATCGTAA
- the tatA gene encoding twin-arginine translocase TatA/TatE family subunit, with protein sequence MKYLLLVLVILLLFGTKKLPELGRSFGQSLREFKDATKGLADDEETKTDR encoded by the coding sequence ATGAAATATTTGTTGCTCGTTCTTGTCATTTTGTTGCTGTTTGGCACGAAAAAGCTGCCGGAGTTGGGGCGGTCGTTCGGCCAGTCGCTTCGCGAGTTTAAAGACGCCACAAAAGGGCTCGCTGATGACGAAGAAACGAAAACCGACCGATGA
- the tatC gene encoding twin-arginine translocase subunit TatC — MNDKEMSVYEHLGELRKRLIIVLLFFVAALVASFFFVDDVIVYLQHTAEAKQLTMNAFRLTDPIKVYFQFAFVIAAVLTAPVLLYQIWAFVSPGLYEKERKATLSYIPASIILFLAGVGFAYFVLFPFVVRFMNQLAERLGIQQMIGINEYFQFLLQLVLPFGIVFQLPIVVLFFTRLGLITPQLLVRIRKYAYLALLILAAAITPPDVLSQVIVMIPLTLLYEGSIWVAKIGYRKAQLAAEEGSGDPY, encoded by the coding sequence ATGAATGACAAAGAAATGTCCGTGTATGAACACCTCGGAGAGCTGCGGAAACGGCTGATCATCGTGCTTCTCTTTTTCGTTGCGGCGCTTGTAGCCAGCTTCTTTTTTGTCGATGACGTCATTGTGTATTTGCAGCACACTGCGGAAGCGAAACAGCTGACGATGAACGCGTTCCGCCTCACCGATCCGATTAAAGTGTATTTTCAGTTTGCCTTTGTCATCGCCGCTGTACTGACTGCTCCGGTGCTGTTGTATCAAATTTGGGCGTTTGTCAGTCCGGGGCTGTATGAAAAAGAGCGGAAAGCAACGCTCAGCTACATTCCAGCATCGATCATTCTATTTTTAGCCGGGGTTGGTTTTGCGTATTTCGTCTTGTTTCCATTTGTCGTCCGGTTTATGAATCAGCTGGCGGAACGGCTCGGCATTCAACAGATGATCGGCATTAATGAATATTTTCAGTTTTTGCTGCAGCTCGTGCTGCCGTTTGGCATCGTGTTTCAGCTGCCGATTGTTGTCCTGTTTTTCACCCGCTTAGGGCTTATTACGCCGCAGCTTCTTGTTCGCATCCGCAAGTATGCGTATTTGGCGCTGCTTATTTTAGCGGCCGCCATTACGCCGCCGGATGTGTTGTCGCAAGTGATCGTCATGATTCCACTGACGCTTTTGTATGAGGGGAGCATCTGGGTTGCCAAAATCGGCTATCGAAAGGCGCAATTAGCGGCGGAGGAAGGAAGCGGCGATCCATATTGA
- a CDS encoding YdiK family protein yields the protein MTRHPRLFSVPYFILGFLFTYLAIESVHETIWNVSTIALAALAAFDFGTAFRLFFTPRQ from the coding sequence ATGACGCGCCATCCGCGGCTGTTTTCTGTTCCGTATTTCATCTTGGGCTTCCTGTTTACGTATTTGGCGATCGAAAGCGTTCATGAAACGATTTGGAACGTCTCAACCATCGCGTTGGCGGCGCTGGCCGCTTTTGATTTCGGCACCGCCTTTCGCTTGTTCTTCACACCGAGACAATAA